A single Sutterella megalosphaeroides DNA region contains:
- the bioD gene encoding dethiobiotin synthase, producing MPSSASIPELDPERAPKCDPVFDGLPFRLSEGKQLLFVSGIDTDAGKSVATGFYARERLRSGVRVTTQKFIQTGAVGGSIDVRLHRRIMGIDETPEDRAGTTAPVVLPLPASPHLAAEVAGVAIDFGRIAEASRELLQTYDEVLLEGAGGLMVPLTRRHLTIDWLQKSGLPLLFVTNTKLGSINHTLLALEAVERRGIPLEALLINAWPGDVEPIASDNERFITDYVREHFPEARILTVPKFEPEALAD from the coding sequence ATGCCTTCTTCTGCCTCTATTCCCGAACTTGATCCGGAACGCGCCCCCAAATGCGACCCCGTTTTCGACGGTCTCCCCTTCCGGCTCTCCGAAGGAAAACAGCTTCTTTTTGTGAGCGGGATCGACACGGACGCGGGGAAAAGCGTGGCGACGGGCTTTTACGCCCGCGAGCGGCTGCGCTCGGGCGTGCGCGTAACGACGCAAAAGTTCATTCAGACGGGTGCGGTCGGCGGGTCGATTGACGTGCGGCTCCACCGTCGCATCATGGGGATTGACGAAACCCCCGAGGATCGAGCGGGAACGACCGCTCCCGTCGTCCTGCCGCTTCCCGCCTCCCCGCACCTGGCGGCGGAAGTTGCGGGCGTTGCGATCGACTTCGGGCGCATTGCGGAGGCGTCCCGCGAACTCCTTCAAACGTACGACGAAGTGCTTTTGGAAGGCGCGGGCGGCCTCATGGTTCCGCTTACCCGTCGGCACCTTACGATCGACTGGCTTCAAAAAAGCGGCCTTCCGCTGCTCTTTGTCACGAATACGAAGCTCGGGAGCATCAACCACACGCTCTTGGCGCTCGAAGCCGTGGAGCGTCGCGGCATACCGCTCGAAGCGCTTCTCATCAACGCCTGGCCGGGCGACGTCGAACCGATCGCAAGCGACAACGAGCGTTTCATCACCGACTACGTGCGGGAGCACTTCCCCGAAGCACGGATCCTCACCGTACCGAAGTTCGAGCCCGAAGCGCTTGCGGACTGA
- the nrfD gene encoding NrfD/PsrC family molybdoenzyme membrane anchor subunit produces MTYEYMELTRQVATSHWGWTIAFFLWFVGLSGMSLTVNYWLKSRRLHYLSTVAALAGTLLVVSHLARMLNLPMAALNALLEWKFNFTSWMFIGICILAVLCIVTVVQAWVMWSAEKAGATTSAAETKGMFLFDAVLGVAATAYSGFLLTQAVGVPLWTTGALPILWIFSGLACALGTVEVMTATRSLEGGERTWVPTAATIVHLGEAFVLFAFVHVAFQGTPGAMAGAQSLVSGDASTLFWAGAVGLGIVVPLLLSLVKNHTMALVGGLCGILGALALRASVLFAGYFEPILF; encoded by the coding sequence ATGACATACGAATACATGGAATTGACCCGGCAGGTCGCAACAAGCCACTGGGGGTGGACGATCGCCTTCTTCCTCTGGTTCGTGGGCCTCTCGGGGATGAGCTTGACGGTGAACTACTGGCTGAAGTCGCGCCGGCTCCACTACCTCTCGACGGTGGCGGCGCTCGCGGGGACGCTTCTGGTGGTCTCGCACTTGGCGCGCATGCTGAACCTTCCGATGGCGGCGCTCAATGCGCTCCTTGAATGGAAGTTCAACTTCACGAGCTGGATGTTCATCGGGATCTGCATCCTGGCGGTCCTTTGCATCGTCACGGTCGTGCAGGCTTGGGTGATGTGGAGCGCCGAAAAGGCGGGGGCGACGACGTCCGCGGCCGAAACGAAGGGGATGTTCCTCTTCGACGCGGTCCTCGGGGTGGCGGCGACCGCTTATTCCGGGTTCCTTCTCACGCAGGCCGTGGGTGTTCCCCTCTGGACGACGGGCGCTTTGCCGATCCTCTGGATCTTCTCGGGCCTTGCCTGCGCCCTCGGCACGGTTGAAGTCATGACCGCCACGCGCAGCCTTGAAGGGGGTGAACGCACGTGGGTGCCGACGGCCGCGACGATCGTGCACCTCGGCGAAGCGTTCGTGCTCTTCGCTTTCGTGCACGTCGCCTTCCAGGGGACGCCGGGCGCGATGGCGGGGGCCCAGAGCCTCGTTTCGGGCGATGCCTCGACCCTCTTCTGGGCGGGTGCGGTCGGTCTCGGGATCGTGGTTCCGCTCCTGCTCTCGCTCGTAAAGAACCACACGATGGCGCTCGTGGGCGGCCTCTGCGGGATCCTCGGGGCGTTGGCGCTGCGCGCATCGGTCCTCTTTGCGGGGTACTTCGAGCCGATCCTCTTCTGA
- a CDS encoding TorD/DmsD family molecular chaperone, translating to MTSAQSEPTAPDRSGAPTPFVELFNTFAVLWLKPETEGAVEGLERLVDVLGLKPPFPLSSAELQKEYARLFLGVAPETVSLCESAWTSPLRLVCQEAQFECRRAYAAAGLAVPPDSGIPDDHLGMTAAFLAVSIEKGAWGAARAFAANHPAKWVPAVAAQLAKRPDARIYRTVAEGFLKTLDRLQDER from the coding sequence ATGACCAGCGCGCAGTCCGAGCCGACGGCTCCCGACCGATCCGGTGCTCCGACGCCTTTCGTCGAGCTTTTCAACACGTTCGCGGTGCTTTGGCTCAAGCCCGAAACCGAAGGAGCGGTCGAGGGACTCGAGCGCCTCGTCGACGTGCTCGGACTGAAGCCTCCGTTTCCGCTGAGTTCCGCGGAACTTCAAAAGGAATACGCGCGGCTCTTTTTGGGCGTGGCTCCGGAGACCGTGTCCCTCTGCGAGAGCGCCTGGACGAGTCCCCTGCGGCTCGTCTGTCAGGAAGCGCAGTTCGAGTGCCGTCGTGCCTATGCGGCAGCGGGCCTTGCGGTCCCGCCCGACTCGGGCATTCCCGACGACCACCTCGGCATGACGGCCGCGTTCCTCGCGGTCTCGATCGAAAAGGGCGCCTGGGGTGCGGCGCGCGCCTTCGCGGCGAATCACCCCGCGAAATGGGTGCCCGCTGTCGCGGCACAGCTCGCGAAGCGCCCCGATGCGCGGATCTACCGCACGGTGGCGGAGGGGTTCCTCAAGACGCTTGATCGGCTGCAGGACGAACGCTGA
- a CDS encoding threonine aldolase family protein, producing MLRFACDYQEGAIPEIIERLTATNLESTPGYGKDDYCEEARRLIREACGAPDAAVHFFVGGTQTNSIVIHAMLAEYQGVISPASGHVTGHEAGAVESKGHKVLVVPQKDGKISGESVRACMRAYLADDSREHAVEPGLVYISHPTEHGTLYTKAELESIREACDEYGLPLFLDGARLGYGLAAEGTDVTLADIAALTDVFYIGGTKCGALFGEAVVIRDPKRLPRFFTTMKQNGAVLAKGRLLGLQFATLMENGTYERVCGHGVRLAQKLKQALVETGHTLFIDTPTNQIFVYLSAEEEKTLSKDFSFAVWNRDENGRALCRFVTSWATTEEAIDTLIAALKKGC from the coding sequence ATGCTTCGATTCGCGTGCGACTACCAGGAAGGTGCCATTCCCGAAATCATCGAACGTCTCACCGCCACCAATCTCGAGTCGACGCCGGGTTACGGCAAGGACGACTACTGCGAAGAAGCCCGCCGCCTCATTCGCGAAGCCTGCGGCGCTCCGGATGCGGCCGTGCACTTCTTCGTGGGCGGCACCCAGACGAATTCGATCGTGATCCACGCCATGCTCGCCGAATACCAGGGCGTGATCTCGCCCGCCTCGGGCCACGTCACCGGCCACGAAGCGGGTGCCGTCGAGTCGAAGGGCCACAAGGTGCTCGTCGTGCCGCAGAAGGACGGGAAGATTTCGGGCGAATCCGTGCGCGCGTGCATGCGCGCTTACCTTGCGGACGACAGCCGCGAGCATGCCGTCGAACCTGGCCTCGTCTACATCTCCCACCCGACCGAACACGGAACACTCTACACAAAGGCCGAACTCGAATCGATCCGCGAAGCGTGCGACGAATACGGGCTGCCGCTTTTCCTCGACGGTGCGCGTTTGGGCTATGGCCTCGCGGCCGAAGGCACCGACGTGACGCTCGCCGACATTGCCGCCCTTACGGACGTCTTCTACATCGGCGGCACGAAGTGCGGCGCGCTCTTCGGCGAAGCGGTTGTGATTCGCGATCCGAAGCGCCTGCCGCGGTTCTTCACGACGATGAAGCAAAACGGGGCGGTGCTCGCGAAGGGCCGTCTCCTGGGGCTTCAGTTCGCGACCCTCATGGAAAACGGCACCTACGAGCGCGTGTGCGGTCACGGGGTGCGTCTTGCGCAGAAGTTGAAGCAGGCCCTTGTCGAAACCGGTCACACGCTCTTTATCGACACTCCGACCAACCAGATCTTCGTCTACCTCTCCGCCGAAGAAGAAAAGACCCTCTCGAAGGACTTCTCCTTTGCAGTCTGGAACCGCGACGAGAACGGTCGCGCGCTCTGCCGCTTCGTCACCTCCTGGGCGACGACGGAAGAGGCGATCGACACGTTGATTGCGGCATTGAAGAAAGGCTGCTGA
- a CDS encoding 4Fe-4S dicluster domain-containing protein: MSKFGIIVDIDKCVGCHACAIACKEENQVAPGIFYERVHRSENVAANVVNYFRVSCMHCDNPACMKVCPAKAISKGPAGEVLVDAKKCIGCKMCLSACPYGAPQFNTEGRTSYFGDKVPLAERPLEAWQHHPAGKAEHCTLCTHRTSKGGIPACVEVCGIGALTFVDYENPTEAAKALIAKARPMNAAAGTEPKIRYIAKHMEVETFEPKV, from the coding sequence ATGAGCAAATTCGGCATCATCGTCGACATCGACAAGTGTGTGGGCTGCCACGCCTGCGCGATCGCCTGCAAAGAGGAAAATCAGGTCGCGCCCGGGATCTTTTACGAGCGCGTGCACCGGAGCGAAAACGTCGCCGCGAACGTCGTCAACTACTTCCGCGTTTCCTGCATGCACTGCGACAATCCCGCGTGCATGAAGGTTTGCCCCGCGAAAGCGATTTCCAAGGGCCCCGCAGGCGAAGTTCTCGTCGACGCGAAAAAGTGCATCGGCTGCAAGATGTGCCTCTCGGCCTGCCCCTACGGCGCGCCGCAATTCAACACCGAAGGCCGCACGAGCTACTTCGGCGACAAGGTGCCGCTCGCGGAGCGCCCGCTTGAAGCCTGGCAGCACCACCCGGCAGGCAAAGCCGAGCACTGCACGCTCTGCACGCATCGGACGTCAAAGGGCGGTATCCCCGCCTGCGTCGAAGTGTGCGGGATCGGCGCCCTCACCTTCGTCGACTACGAGAACCCGACCGAGGCCGCAAAGGCCCTGATCGCGAAGGCTCGCCCCATGAACGCCGCCGCGGGAACCGAACCTAAGATCCGCTACATCGCCAAGCACATGGAAGTCGAGACGTTCGAACCCAAGGTCTGA